From Pseudomonas vanderleydeniana, the proteins below share one genomic window:
- a CDS encoding glutathione S-transferase, producing the protein MLKLYGFSVSNYYNMVKLALLEKGLPFEEVAFYPGQTPETLVISPRGKVPVLGVEQGYINETTVILEYLEDTQGGKPLLPREPFQRAQVLALAKEIELYIELPARACFAEVFFGTPVPEAIKEKTRGELLLGFAALKRHGKFAPYVAGSEFSVADLYFLYSVDLACAVGGKLFGIDLLADMPQAKALLERLQQGEHARRIAADKDAAMPAFLAMIAAKK; encoded by the coding sequence ATGCTCAAGCTTTATGGATTTTCGGTCAGCAACTACTACAACATGGTCAAGCTGGCCCTGCTCGAAAAAGGACTGCCTTTCGAGGAGGTCGCCTTCTACCCCGGACAGACCCCGGAAACACTGGTGATCAGCCCGCGTGGGAAGGTGCCGGTACTGGGCGTTGAACAGGGCTACATCAACGAAACCACGGTGATTCTCGAGTACCTCGAGGACACCCAGGGCGGCAAGCCGCTGCTGCCGCGCGAGCCGTTCCAGCGGGCCCAGGTACTGGCGCTGGCCAAGGAGATCGAGCTGTACATCGAACTGCCGGCCCGGGCCTGTTTTGCCGAGGTGTTCTTCGGCACGCCGGTGCCGGAGGCGATCAAGGAAAAGACCCGTGGTGAACTGTTGCTCGGATTTGCCGCACTCAAGCGCCATGGCAAGTTCGCGCCCTATGTGGCGGGTAGCGAGTTCAGCGTGGCGGACCTGTATTTCCTCTACAGCGTCGACCTGGCCTGTGCGGTGGGCGGCAAGCTGTTCGGCATCGATCTGCTGGCCGACATGCCGCAGGCGAAGGCGTTGCTGGAGCGGTTGCAGCAGGGCGAGCACGCCAGGCGGATCGCGGCGGACAAGGATGCGGCGATGCCGGCGTTCCTGGCGATGATTGCGGCGAAGAAGTAG
- a CDS encoding TIGR02647 family protein, translating into MSYTPELVAELEILALFNLGSSQEGLKIHQTAAPSAIAAAKRLFEKELITQVDGGYLTSLGRDAAEHAQGLLTILSVKEAA; encoded by the coding sequence ATGTCGTATACCCCTGAGTTGGTTGCCGAACTGGAAATCCTTGCACTGTTCAACCTGGGGAGTTCCCAGGAGGGCCTGAAAATCCATCAGACTGCCGCCCCTTCGGCCATTGCCGCCGCCAAACGCCTGTTCGAGAAGGAACTGATCACTCAAGTCGATGGTGGTTACCTGACCAGCCTGGGTCGCGATGCCGCCGAGCACGCCCAGGGCCTGCTGACGATCCTGAGCGTCAAGGAAGCCGCCTGA
- a CDS encoding DUF1289 domain-containing protein, producing MTQPAAPARPPKPLYSNISPAVPSPCVSLCRLDEQKICIGCFRHVEDIREWRSADDERRRVICAQARTRKAQA from the coding sequence GTGACGCAGCCAGCCGCTCCTGCACGGCCGCCCAAGCCGCTTTACAGCAACATCAGCCCGGCGGTGCCTTCGCCCTGCGTGAGCCTTTGCCGGCTCGATGAGCAGAAAATTTGTATCGGATGTTTTCGGCATGTCGAGGACATCCGCGAATGGCGCTCGGCGGACGATGAGCGCCGGCGGGTGATCTGCGCGCAGGCCCGCACGCGCAAGGCCCAGGCCTGA
- a CDS encoding uroporphyrinogen-III synthase, whose product MSGWRLLLTRPTDESAALSATLADAGIFSSALPLLEIQPLPIEGAELGKILELPFYAAAIVVSKPAARLGLDLVDRYWPQPPMLQWFTVGAATAGLLDDYGLRVDYPAEGDDSEALLQLPALQAALAQPEPRVLILRGEGGRELLAERLRAQGASVDYLELYRRLLPEYADGTLIRQIRAERLNGLVVSSGQGFEHLRQVAGENWPEVARLPLFVPSPRVAQMARDAGAEHVVDCRGASATALLAALQEHPVPAF is encoded by the coding sequence ATGAGTGGCTGGCGGCTGCTGCTGACGCGGCCGACGGACGAGTCGGCCGCGCTCTCGGCGACACTGGCCGATGCCGGTATCTTCAGCAGTGCCCTGCCATTGCTGGAGATCCAGCCGCTGCCCATCGAAGGCGCCGAGCTGGGCAAGATTCTCGAACTGCCTTTCTATGCGGCGGCAATCGTCGTCAGCAAGCCGGCTGCGCGCCTGGGGCTCGACCTGGTCGACCGCTACTGGCCGCAGCCGCCGATGCTGCAGTGGTTTACCGTCGGCGCCGCGACGGCAGGCCTGCTGGACGACTACGGCCTGCGGGTGGACTACCCGGCCGAGGGCGATGACAGCGAAGCCCTGCTGCAACTGCCGGCGTTGCAGGCCGCGTTGGCCCAGCCCGAACCGCGGGTGTTGATCCTGCGCGGAGAAGGGGGGCGTGAACTGCTGGCCGAGCGTTTACGCGCCCAAGGTGCTAGTGTCGACTATCTGGAATTGTACCGCCGCCTCCTGCCCGAGTATGCCGACGGTACCCTGATCCGGCAGATTCGGGCGGAACGCCTGAACGGGCTGGTGGTCAGCAGTGGGCAGGGTTTTGAACACCTGCGGCAGGTGGCGGGGGAGAATTGGCCCGAAGTGGCCCGGTTGCCGTTGTTCGTTCCCAGCCCCCGGGTAGCGCAGATGGCCCGGGATGCCGGGGCCGAACATGTTGTGGATTGTCGTGGCGCCAGTGCCACGGCCTTGCTGGCGGCGTTGCAGGAGCACCCTGTACCCGCTTTCTGA
- a CDS encoding class I adenylate cyclase, whose product MTRTHEIRPNLDEGIDRQVLNQLRLRFLKLNQGRLERAMEGLSPRQQVVLNVLPLFFHVNHPLLPGYVSGSTPAGLSGYEPNDSALAEAQRLTRSFSYKTRPASLPRPIHGLFLMGSLGTLAQADQSDMDFWVCHASDLSQGELAELRKKCQLLEAWAASQGAEAHFFLIDPARFVRGERDAQLSSEDCGTTQHYLLLDEFYRTAIWLAGRTPLWWLVPVYEEARYDQYTHTLLSKRFIRSDECLDLGHLAHIPPGEFIGAGLWQLFKGIESPYKSVLKLLLTEVYASEHPQVECLSLRFKQAVFANRLDLDELDPYVVVYRRIEEYLKARNEPERLELVRRSLYLKVNRKLTGGNTRNSSWQRLLLVRLAGEWGWDRRQLTLLDSRSQWKVRQVSAERRALVNELNYSYRFLTQFARTEQAVSLINKRDLNVLGRRLYAAFERKAGKIEFINPGIAPDMAEDTLTLVQSPNRKEPGHTHWGLYNGSLGAQEWEHFAPIKRSRELLELLTWCHRNGVIDSSTRLALHPGSSDLTEFELFNLLGSLQQVIALPLSSVDEEQLLRPSIPSEVLLLVNVGVDPLKHHRDLNILMTTERTDSLSYAGVRENLVLTLDQVTLNSWNEVLLNRYDGPHALLDCLRDYLNNLPLGRDMPRLQVRCFCHNRAQFIAQRVEEVLNTAQELLLGNLNHRYLVQVQQHYHVLELVPGQVRHIALDSISMLLDYLGTDLSAYSPLHLDLRAMEEHDLALVLPMGQPDCVQVFYRINEDQAELYVLDEFNALWLQRLPFHDEQSLLVPLQRFLQSILYRREALMPMDSAAPTRALEVLYYQLLPSAPGRARRVEVRPAPQTPVNKPFYDVQAIVGKTGQDEVQVTLYCNQREFSELEHGNQLYLAVAQEIVGQRREVERYRCYITDLDLSGLVGEGVGSTNLHLRYKAELENSLNLALDLV is encoded by the coding sequence ATGACGCGCACCCACGAAATACGCCCTAACCTGGACGAGGGCATTGACCGCCAGGTGCTCAACCAGCTGCGCTTGCGCTTCCTGAAACTCAATCAGGGTCGACTGGAGCGCGCGATGGAAGGCTTGTCGCCACGCCAGCAGGTCGTGCTGAACGTGCTGCCGCTGTTCTTCCACGTCAATCACCCGCTGTTGCCCGGCTACGTCTCGGGCAGCACGCCGGCTGGACTGTCGGGCTACGAGCCGAACGACTCGGCCCTGGCCGAAGCCCAGCGCCTGACCCGCTCCTTCTCCTACAAGACTCGCCCGGCCAGCCTGCCACGCCCGATCCACGGCCTGTTCCTGATGGGCAGCCTGGGCACCCTGGCCCAGGCCGACCAGAGCGACATGGACTTCTGGGTCTGCCACGCCAGCGACCTGAGCCAGGGTGAACTGGCCGAACTGCGCAAGAAATGCCAGCTGCTCGAAGCCTGGGCGGCCAGCCAGGGCGCCGAGGCGCATTTCTTCCTGATTGATCCGGCCCGTTTCGTGCGCGGCGAACGCGACGCGCAACTGAGTTCGGAAGACTGCGGTACCACCCAGCACTACCTGCTGCTGGACGAGTTCTACCGCACCGCCATCTGGCTCGCCGGCCGTACGCCGCTGTGGTGGCTGGTGCCGGTGTACGAGGAAGCGCGCTACGACCAGTACACCCATACCCTGCTGTCCAAGCGGTTCATCCGCTCGGACGAATGCCTGGACCTCGGCCACCTGGCGCACATCCCGCCAGGAGAATTCATCGGGGCCGGGCTCTGGCAGTTGTTCAAGGGCATCGAGTCACCCTACAAATCGGTGCTCAAGCTGCTGCTGACCGAGGTCTACGCCAGCGAGCACCCACAGGTCGAATGCCTGAGCCTGCGCTTCAAGCAGGCGGTGTTCGCCAACCGACTGGACCTGGACGAGCTGGACCCCTATGTCGTGGTCTACCGGCGGATCGAGGAATACCTCAAGGCCCGCAACGAGCCGGAGCGCCTGGAACTGGTGCGGCGCAGCCTGTACCTCAAGGTCAACCGCAAGCTCACCGGTGGCAACACCCGCAACAGCAGCTGGCAGCGCCTGCTGCTGGTCCGCCTGGCCGGCGAATGGGGCTGGGACCGCCGGCAATTGACGCTACTCGACAGCCGCAGCCAGTGGAAGGTTCGCCAGGTCAGCGCCGAACGCCGCGCACTGGTCAACGAACTGAACTACAGCTACCGCTTCCTGACCCAGTTCGCCCGCACCGAGCAGGCCGTCAGCCTGATCAACAAGCGTGATCTCAACGTGCTCGGCCGCCGGCTCTACGCAGCCTTCGAGCGCAAGGCCGGCAAGATCGAGTTCATCAACCCCGGGATCGCGCCGGACATGGCCGAGGACACCCTCACCCTGGTCCAGTCACCCAACCGCAAGGAACCGGGACACACCCACTGGGGCCTCTACAACGGCAGCCTGGGCGCCCAGGAGTGGGAGCACTTCGCGCCGATCAAGCGCAGCCGCGAACTGCTCGAACTGCTCACCTGGTGCCATCGCAACGGCGTGATCGACAGCAGCACCCGCCTGGCCCTGCACCCGGGCAGCAGCGACCTGACCGAGTTCGAGCTGTTCAACCTGCTCGGCAGCCTGCAGCAGGTGATCGCCCTGCCCCTGAGCAGCGTCGACGAAGAACAGTTGCTGCGCCCCAGTATCCCGAGCGAGGTACTGCTGCTGGTCAACGTCGGGGTCGACCCGCTCAAGCACCACCGCGACCTGAACATCCTGATGACCACCGAACGCACCGACTCGCTGAGTTATGCCGGAGTCCGGGAAAACCTGGTGCTGACCCTCGACCAGGTCACCCTCAACAGCTGGAACGAGGTACTGCTCAACCGCTACGACGGGCCGCATGCGCTGCTCGACTGCCTGCGCGACTACCTCAACAACCTGCCGCTGGGCCGCGACATGCCCCGGCTGCAGGTACGCTGCTTCTGCCACAACCGTGCACAGTTCATCGCCCAGCGCGTCGAGGAAGTGCTCAACACCGCCCAGGAGCTGCTGCTCGGCAACCTCAACCATCGTTACCTGGTCCAGGTCCAGCAGCACTACCACGTGCTGGAACTGGTACCCGGCCAGGTCCGGCACATCGCCCTGGACAGCATTTCGATGCTGCTCGACTACCTGGGCACCGACCTGTCGGCGTACAGCCCGCTGCACCTGGACCTGCGCGCGATGGAGGAACACGACCTGGCACTGGTGCTGCCGATGGGCCAGCCCGACTGCGTGCAGGTGTTCTACCGGATCAACGAGGACCAGGCCGAGCTGTACGTGCTGGATGAATTCAACGCCCTGTGGCTGCAGCGCCTGCCGTTCCACGACGAGCAGAGCCTGCTGGTGCCGCTGCAGCGTTTCCTGCAGTCGATCCTCTACCGCCGCGAGGCCCTGATGCCGATGGACTCGGCGGCGCCAACCCGGGCACTGGAAGTCCTGTACTACCAGCTGCTGCCCTCGGCACCGGGCCGGGCCCGACGGGTCGAAGTCCGCCCGGCACCGCAGACGCCGGTCAACAAGCCGTTCTACGACGTCCAGGCAATCGTCGGCAAGACCGGCCAGGACGAGGTCCAGGTCACCCTGTACTGCAATCAGCGGGAGTTTTCCGAGCTGGAGCATGGCAACCAGCTGTACCTCGCGGTTGCCCAGGAAATCGTCGGCCAGCGGCGCGAAGTGGAGCGCTACCGCTGCTATATCACCGACCTCGACCTCAGCGGCCTGGTCGGCGAGGGCGTCGGCTCGACCAACCTGCACCTGCGCTACAAGGCCGAGCTGGAGAACTCGCTGAACCTCGCGCTGGACCTGGTCTGA
- the argH gene encoding argininosuccinate lyase — MSTDKTNQSWGGRFSEPVDAFVARFTASVTFDQRLYRHDIMGSIAHATMLAKVGVLTDAERDSIIDGLTTIQGEIEAGNFDWRVDLEDVHMNIEARLTDRIGITGKKLHTGRSRNDQVATDIRLWLRDEIDLILAEITRLQKGLLEQAEREAGSIMPGFTHLQTAQPVTFGHHLLAWFEMLSRDYERLVDCRKRTNRMPLGSAALAGTTYPIDREYTAQLLGFEAVGGNSLDNVSDRDFAIEFCSAASIAMMHLSRFSEELVLWTSAQFQFIDLPDRFCTGSSIMPQKKNPDVPELVRGKTGRVFGSLTGLLTLMKGQPLAYNKDNQEDKEPLFDAADTLRDSLRAFADMIPAIKPRHAVMREAALRGFSTATDLADYLVRRGLPFRDCHEIVGHAVKYGVETGKDLAEMSLEELRQFSDQIEQDVFAVLTLEGSVNARDHIGGTAPAQVKAAVARGQALLAGR; from the coding sequence ATGAGCACCGACAAGACCAATCAGTCCTGGGGCGGCCGTTTCAGCGAGCCGGTCGACGCCTTCGTCGCCCGCTTCACCGCCTCCGTCACGTTCGACCAGCGCCTCTACCGCCACGACATCATGGGTTCGATCGCCCATGCGACGATGCTGGCCAAGGTCGGTGTGCTGACCGATGCCGAGCGTGACAGCATCATCGACGGGCTGACCACCATCCAGGGCGAAATCGAGGCCGGCAACTTCGACTGGCGCGTGGACCTGGAAGACGTGCACATGAACATCGAGGCGCGCCTGACCGACCGCATCGGCATCACCGGCAAGAAGCTGCACACCGGCCGTAGCCGCAACGACCAGGTCGCCACCGACATCCGCCTGTGGCTGCGTGACGAGATCGACCTGATCCTGGCGGAAATCACCCGCCTGCAGAAAGGCCTGCTGGAACAGGCCGAGCGCGAAGCCGGCAGCATCATGCCCGGTTTCACCCACCTGCAGACCGCCCAGCCGGTGACCTTCGGCCACCACCTGCTGGCCTGGTTCGAAATGCTCAGCCGTGACTACGAGCGCCTGGTCGACTGCCGCAAGCGCACCAACCGCATGCCCCTGGGCAGCGCCGCGCTGGCCGGTACCACCTACCCGATCGACCGCGAGTACACCGCACAGTTGCTGGGCTTCGAGGCCGTCGGTGGCAACTCCCTGGACAACGTTTCGGACCGGGACTTCGCCATCGAGTTCTGCTCGGCGGCCAGCATCGCGATGATGCACCTGTCGCGCTTCTCCGAGGAACTGGTCCTGTGGACCAGCGCGCAGTTCCAGTTCATCGACCTGCCAGACCGCTTCTGCACCGGCAGCTCGATCATGCCCCAGAAGAAGAACCCCGACGTGCCGGAGCTGGTTCGCGGCAAGACCGGCCGGGTGTTCGGCTCGCTGACCGGCCTGCTGACCCTGATGAAGGGTCAGCCACTGGCCTACAACAAGGACAACCAGGAAGACAAGGAACCGCTGTTCGACGCCGCCGACACCCTGCGCGACTCGCTGCGCGCGTTCGCCGACATGATCCCGGCGATCAAGCCCCGGCACGCGGTGATGCGCGAGGCAGCCCTGCGCGGCTTCTCCACCGCGACCGACCTGGCGGACTACCTGGTGCGCCGTGGCCTGCCGTTCCGTGACTGCCACGAGATCGTCGGCCATGCGGTGAAGTACGGCGTGGAAACCGGCAAGGACCTGGCGGAAATGAGCCTGGAAGAACTGCGCCAGTTCAGCGACCAGATCGAACAGGATGTGTTCGCCGTACTGACCCTGGAAGGCTCGGTCAACGCCCGCGACCACATCGGCGGCACTGCCCCGGCCCAGGTCAAGGCCGCGGTCGCCCGCGGCCAGGCCCTGCTCGCCGGCCGCTGA
- a CDS encoding uroporphyrinogen-III C-methyltransferase, translating to MSETALPKEQAQPAPETPAKPPAAPVERRGNGLAVLALLLGAAGAAAGGWGIWQVRNLQANHQQQSGQLQDLGSQAQSLKLSEQQLAARLDQLPAASELEDRRRLVAQLQGDQQRLSQRLESVLGASRKDWRLAEAEHLLRLATLRLSALQDVTSALALVQGADDILREQNDPGSFAAREQLAKSLAALRSTEQPDRTGLFLQLGALRDQVTQLNELAPEYKDRGDSLLGLTSDGDGASRWSQWWDEISRYIRIDFNANKNIRPLLAGQSLTQVRLALSLALEQAQWAALNGQAEVYTQALTEARDVLTGSFNPDNPQSKVMVEQLAELGKKPVTVLTPDLAATLGAVQAYLERRHVETETPVSGDAKPAQENRP from the coding sequence GTGAGCGAAACAGCCTTGCCAAAAGAACAAGCTCAACCGGCGCCCGAGACGCCGGCCAAACCGCCAGCGGCGCCAGTCGAGCGTCGCGGCAACGGCCTGGCGGTCCTCGCCTTGCTGCTGGGCGCCGCTGGAGCGGCAGCCGGTGGCTGGGGGATCTGGCAGGTGCGCAACCTGCAGGCCAATCATCAGCAACAAAGCGGGCAACTGCAGGACCTGGGCAGCCAGGCGCAGTCGCTCAAGCTCAGCGAGCAGCAACTGGCGGCGCGCCTGGACCAGTTGCCGGCCGCCTCCGAACTCGAGGATCGGCGCCGCCTGGTGGCGCAATTGCAGGGCGATCAGCAACGGCTCAGCCAGCGTCTGGAAAGCGTGCTGGGTGCCAGCCGCAAGGACTGGCGCCTGGCCGAGGCCGAGCATCTGCTGCGCCTGGCCACGCTGCGCTTGTCCGCGTTGCAGGACGTGACCAGTGCCCTGGCCCTGGTGCAGGGTGCCGATGACATCCTGCGCGAGCAGAACGATCCGGGCTCCTTTGCCGCCCGCGAACAGCTGGCCAAGAGCCTGGCGGCGCTGCGCAGCACCGAGCAGCCCGATCGCACCGGGCTGTTCCTGCAGTTGGGTGCCCTGCGTGACCAGGTCACCCAGCTCAACGAACTGGCCCCGGAATACAAGGACCGTGGCGACTCGCTGCTGGGCCTGACTTCCGATGGCGATGGCGCCAGCCGCTGGTCCCAGTGGTGGGACGAGATCTCGCGCTACATCCGCATCGACTTCAACGCCAACAAGAACATCCGGCCGTTGCTGGCCGGGCAGAGCCTGACCCAGGTCCGCCTGGCCCTGAGCCTGGCGCTGGAGCAGGCTCAGTGGGCGGCGCTGAACGGGCAGGCCGAGGTGTATACCCAGGCCCTGACCGAGGCGCGTGACGTGTTGACCGGCAGCTTCAACCCGGACAACCCGCAGAGTAAGGTCATGGTCGAGCAGCTCGCCGAACTGGGCAAGAAACCGGTGACGGTGCTGACGCCTGACCTGGCCGCGACCCTGGGTGCCGTCCAGGCCTACCTCGAGCGCCGGCACGTGGAAACCGAGACGCCAGTAAGCGGTGATGCCAAGCCGGCGCAGGAGAACCGCCCATGA
- the hemC gene encoding hydroxymethylbilane synthase: MSSREIRIATRKSALALWQAEYVKARLEQAHPGLQVTLVPMVSRGDKLLDSPLSKIGGKGLFVKELETALLENEADIAVHSMKDVPMDFPEGLGLFCICEREDPRDAFVSNTYASLDALPAGAVVGTSSLRRQAQLLTRRPDLQIRFLRGNVNTRLAKLDAGEYDAIILAAAGLIRLGFEERITSVISVEDSLPAGGQGAVGIECRSADSEIHALLAPLHHADTSVRVTAERALNKHLNGGCQVPIACYAVLEGEQVWLRGLVGQPAGGLLLTAEARAPRADAEALGVQVAEALLGQGADAILKAVYGEADGE; encoded by the coding sequence ATGTCTTCTCGCGAAATCCGCATCGCTACCCGCAAGAGCGCGCTCGCCCTGTGGCAGGCCGAATACGTCAAGGCTCGCCTGGAACAGGCTCATCCGGGGCTGCAGGTGACCCTGGTACCGATGGTCAGCCGCGGCGACAAGCTGCTCGACTCGCCCCTGTCGAAAATCGGCGGCAAGGGGCTGTTCGTCAAGGAGCTGGAAACCGCCCTGCTCGAGAACGAGGCGGATATCGCCGTGCACTCGATGAAAGACGTGCCGATGGATTTCCCCGAGGGCCTGGGCCTGTTCTGCATCTGCGAGCGTGAGGACCCGCGCGACGCCTTCGTTTCCAACACCTACGCCAGCCTGGATGCCCTGCCGGCAGGCGCGGTCGTGGGAACGTCGAGCCTGCGCCGCCAGGCACAACTTTTGACCCGCCGGCCCGACCTGCAGATCCGTTTCCTGCGAGGCAACGTCAACACCCGCCTGGCCAAGCTCGACGCCGGCGAGTACGACGCGATCATCCTGGCGGCGGCGGGGCTGATCCGCCTCGGCTTCGAAGAACGGATCACCTCGGTCATCAGCGTCGAGGACAGCCTGCCGGCTGGCGGTCAGGGCGCCGTGGGCATCGAATGCCGCAGCGCCGACAGTGAAATCCATGCCCTGCTCGCGCCCCTGCATCACGCCGATACGTCTGTGCGTGTCACGGCCGAGCGGGCCCTGAACAAGCACCTCAATGGTGGTTGCCAGGTGCCGATCGCCTGTTACGCCGTGCTGGAGGGCGAACAGGTCTGGTTGCGTGGCCTGGTTGGCCAGCCGGCCGGTGGCCTGTTGCTCACCGCCGAGGCGCGCGCGCCACGGGCGGACGCCGAAGCCCTTGGGGTGCAGGTGGCCGAGGCCTTGCTGGGGCAGGGCGCCGACGCCATTCTCAAGGCGGTCTATGGCGAGGCCGACGGCGAATGA
- a CDS encoding sensor histidine kinase, with product MPISRTNTGRDAPAIPEFFLPELCLPEALLVLVVLAELLVMVLVLSEPMPAGFDWVRLALTSLYVQWIVLLSAAVLCGARAWLARLRPGVAGVLCCALVVGLTLACTALTEYFSLAASQVEGGSPGRYLRHALISLIMSALMLRYFYLQSQWRRQQQAELQARLEALQARIRPHFLFNSLNSIASLVASDPRQAEQAVMDLSDLFRASLAKPGNLVSWREELELAQRYLSIERYRLGNRLQLDWRVGTIPDDLPIPQLTLQPLLENALIHGIAPRVEGGVVRVEADYKEGEFVLCISNPYDEAAVQQVSGGTHLALVNIGARLAALFGPRASLSVDRRDGRHFTCLRYPCARLTQESSAI from the coding sequence ATGCCAATCTCACGAACGAACACCGGGCGTGATGCGCCCGCGATACCGGAATTCTTCCTGCCGGAGCTCTGTCTGCCAGAAGCGCTGCTGGTGCTGGTGGTATTGGCCGAGCTGCTGGTGATGGTGCTGGTGCTCAGCGAGCCGATGCCTGCCGGCTTCGACTGGGTGCGCCTGGCCCTGACTTCGTTGTACGTGCAGTGGATCGTCCTGTTGTCGGCGGCGGTGCTGTGCGGTGCCCGGGCCTGGTTGGCGCGCTTGCGTCCCGGGGTGGCCGGGGTCCTGTGCTGCGCCCTGGTGGTTGGCCTGACGCTGGCCTGCACCGCGCTGACCGAATACTTCTCCCTCGCCGCCAGCCAGGTCGAGGGTGGCAGCCCTGGCCGCTATCTGCGCCATGCGTTGATCAGTCTCATCATGTCGGCGCTGATGCTGCGCTACTTTTATCTGCAGAGTCAGTGGCGACGCCAGCAGCAGGCGGAGTTGCAGGCGCGGTTGGAGGCGCTGCAGGCGCGGATCCGCCCGCACTTCCTGTTCAACAGCCTGAACAGCATTGCCAGCCTGGTGGCGAGCGACCCGCGCCAGGCCGAACAGGCGGTGATGGATCTGTCCGACCTGTTCCGGGCCAGTCTCGCCAAGCCGGGAAACCTGGTGAGCTGGCGCGAGGAATTGGAATTAGCGCAACGATATTTGTCGATCGAACGCTATCGTCTCGGCAACCGTCTACAGTTGGACTGGAGGGTCGGCACAATTCCGGATGATTTGCCGATCCCGCAACTGACCTTGCAGCCTTTACTGGAAAACGCCCTGATCCATGGCATCGCGCCGCGTGTCGAAGGTGGGGTGGTCAGGGTCGAAGCCGACTATAAAGAGGGAGAGTTCGTATTGTGTATCAGCAATCCCTATGACGAAGCTGCCGTGCAGCAGGTGTCTGGCGGTACTCACCTGGCACTGGTGAACATTGGTGCCCGACTTGCGGCACTTTTTGGGCCCCGCGCTAGTCTTAGCGTGGACCGCCGTGACGGCCGTCACTTCACCTGTCTACGCTATCCTTGTGCGAGACTCACTCAGGAATCCAGCGCAATATGA
- a CDS encoding LytR/AlgR family response regulator transcription factor, protein MNVLIVDDEPLARERLTRLVSELEGYSVLEPSATNGEEALALIDSLKPDVVLLDIRMPGLDGLQVAARLCERETPPAVVFCTAHDEFALEAFQVSAVGYLVKPVRPEHLLEALKKAERPNRVQLAALTRPAAESGTGPRSHISARTRKGIELIPIGQVIYFIADHKYVTLRHEGGEVLLDEPLKALEDEFGERFVRIHRNALVARDRIERLQRTPLGHFQLFLKGLNGDALIVSRRHVAGVRKMMQQL, encoded by the coding sequence ATGAATGTCCTGATCGTTGATGACGAACCCCTGGCCCGCGAACGCCTGACCCGCCTGGTCAGTGAACTCGAGGGTTACAGTGTACTGGAGCCCAGCGCCACCAATGGCGAAGAGGCATTGGCCCTGATCGACAGCCTCAAGCCGGATGTCGTCCTGCTCGATATCCGCATGCCCGGCCTGGACGGCCTGCAGGTGGCCGCGCGCCTGTGCGAGCGCGAGACGCCGCCTGCGGTGGTGTTCTGCACCGCCCATGACGAGTTTGCCCTGGAGGCCTTCCAGGTCAGCGCCGTGGGTTACCTGGTCAAGCCGGTGCGCCCCGAGCACCTGCTAGAGGCCCTGAAGAAGGCCGAGCGGCCCAACCGCGTGCAGCTGGCGGCGCTGACCCGGCCGGCGGCGGAAAGCGGTACCGGGCCACGCAGCCACATCAGCGCGCGGACCCGCAAGGGCATCGAGCTGATCCCCATCGGCCAGGTGATCTATTTCATCGCCGACCACAAGTACGTGACCCTGCGCCATGAAGGCGGCGAGGTGCTGCTCGACGAGCCGCTGAAGGCGCTGGAGGACGAGTTCGGCGAACGCTTCGTGCGTATCCACCGCAATGCGCTGGTGGCCCGCGACCGTATCGAGCGCCTGCAGCGTACGCCACTGGGGCATTTCCAACTGTTCCTCAAGGGCCTCAACGGCGATGCATTGATCGTCAGCCGACGGCATGTCGCTGGCGTGCGCAAGATGATGCAGCAGCTGTAA
- the rnk gene encoding nucleoside diphosphate kinase regulator, whose amino-acid sequence MSTAPSIILTRLDVQRLERLIDSLDDSLPGVIALQAELDRAENVVGHEEVPAGVVTMNSRVHCREEGSGKDYRLTLVYPQDANADEGRISILAPVGSALLGLQVGQHINWPAPGGKTLKLALLEVEYQPEAAGDYHL is encoded by the coding sequence ATGAGCACCGCACCTTCCATCATTCTTACCCGCCTGGACGTGCAGCGCCTGGAACGCCTGATCGACAGCCTGGACGACTCGCTGCCGGGCGTCATCGCGTTGCAGGCCGAACTGGATCGCGCTGAAAACGTCGTGGGCCACGAAGAGGTGCCGGCCGGTGTCGTGACCATGAATTCCCGGGTGCATTGCCGCGAGGAAGGCAGCGGCAAGGACTACCGCCTGACCCTGGTCTATCCGCAGGACGCCAATGCCGACGAGGGGCGGATCTCGATTCTCGCGCCGGTCGGCAGTGCCTTGCTCGGCCTGCAGGTCGGCCAGCACATCAACTGGCCGGCACCGGGTGGCAAGACCCTGAAGCTGGCGCTGCTCGAGGTCGAGTACCAGCCGGAAGCCGCTGGCGACTACCACCTCTGA